The proteins below are encoded in one region of Oncorhynchus tshawytscha isolate Ot180627B linkage group LG04, Otsh_v2.0, whole genome shotgun sequence:
- the adra1aa gene encoding adrenoceptor alpha 1Aa has protein sequence MVPIADSMNMTPEHPTQNCSNCSQAFVPELNVVKAVVLGLILGTIIVCGVFGNILVILSVVCHRHLRTVTHYFIVNLAVADLLLSSIVLPFSATFEILGYWVFGRPFCNVWAAVDVLCCTASIMSLCVISVDRYIGVSYPLRYPAIVTERRALLALVGLWALSVTISIGPLFGWKEPAPEDESICKITEEPAYAIFSAVGSFYLPLAIILSMYCRVYVVARQESRGLRKGHKTDKSDSESVTLRIHRGNMAVSEDEALHSRTHFALRLLKFSREKKAAKTLGIVVGCFVLCWLPFFLVLPIGSIFPAYRPSDTVFKITFWLGYFNSCINPIIYPCSNQEFKKAFQSILGVRCLRAQSRATHHPGPAQVQGHSLTLRLDGQGDPSCFSPSSSIALSRTPSSRDGREWRVFSGSSVAGSGTAVETGRAKVAQLCGKNLLKTCCCIRDRSFSQGPSQGPSHPQPPQHGTLPIIKIHQLSLCENGEAV, from the exons ATGGTTCCTATAGCAGACAGCATGAACATGACCCCAGAGCATCCAACACAGAACTGCTCCAACTGCAGCCAGGCGTTTGTCCCAGAGCTCAATGTGGTTAAGGCTGTCGTGCTGGGACTGATACTTGGGACAATTATTGTATGTGGGGTTTTTGGGAACATCCTGGTTATCTTGTCGGTGGTCTGTCATCGACACCTACGAACAGTCACACACTACTTCATCGTCAACCTAGCGGTGGCAGACCTCCTGCTGAGCTCCATCGTTCTGCCTTTCTCTGCCACCTTTGAGATCCTAGGGTACTGGGTGTTCGGAAGGCCCTTCTGCAATGTGTGGGCAGCGGTGGACGTGCTGTGCTGCACAGCCTCCATCATGAGCCTGTGTGTGATCTCAGTGGATCGCTACATCGGGGTCAGCTACCCGCTGCGCTACCCAGCCATCGTGACAGAGCGCAGGGCACTGCTTGCCCTGGTTGGCCTGTGGGCTCTGTCCGTCACCATCTCCATTGGCCCTCTGTTTGGCTGGAAAGAGCCGGCGCCAGAAGACGAGTCAATCTGTAAGATCACAGAGGAGCCTGCCTACGCCATCTTCTCTGCTGTGGGCTCCTTTTACCTCCCGCTGGCCATcatactgtctatgtactgtagggtgtatgTGGTGGCCCGCCAGGAGAGCCGGGGCCTGAGAAAGGGGCACAAAACAGACAAGTCAGATTCAGAGAGCGTCACGCTGAGGATCCACCGCGGCAACATGGCCGTGTCTGAGGATGAGGCCCTGCACAGCCGCACACACTTCGCCCTGCGTCTCCTGAAGTTCTCCAGAGAAAAGAAGGCAGCCAAGACCCTGGGCATTGTGGTTGGCTGCTTTGTGCTCTGCTGGCTCCCTTTCTTCCTGGTTCTGCCCATAG GTTCCATATTCCCAGCATACAGACCTTCGGACACAGTTTTCAAGATCACCTTCTGGCTAGGCTACTTCAACAGTTGCATCAACCCTATCATCTACCCCTGTTCCAACCAGGAGTTTAAGAAGGCCTTCCAGAGTATTCTGGGAGTGCGCTGTCTGAGAGCCCAGTCCAGAGCCACTCATCACCCGGGTCCAGCCCAGGTTCAGGGTCATTCTCTCACTCTGAGATTAGATGGCCAAGGTGACCCCTCCTGCTtcagcccctcctcctccataGCCCTGTCCCGCACACCCTCCTCTAGGGATGGCAGGGAGTGGAGGGTATTCTCTGGAAGCTCCGTGGCAGGGTCTGGGACAGCGGTAGAGACAGGACGGGCTAAGGTGGCCCAACTGTGCGGTAAGAATCTGCTGAAAACCTGCTGCTGCATCAGAGACAGGAGCTTCAGCCAGGGGCCCAGCCAGGGGCCCAGCCATCCCCAGCCCCCTCAACACGGGACTCTGCCCATCATTAAGATCCACCAGCTGTCTTTGTGTGAAAATGGAGAGGCTGTATAA